A window of the Bradyrhizobium ottawaense genome harbors these coding sequences:
- a CDS encoding DUF883 family protein — protein sequence MSSSDGEIGLKNMTDKATYERLEKDVTAVKNDIAALTDQITDALNSFAGTATKQARRGYKQARANAESAVDDMSERGSAMMDAAHDAASSIEETLEEVITQRPLATVGLAIGLGFLIGATWRR from the coding sequence ATGTCGAGTAGCGATGGCGAGATTGGACTGAAAAACATGACTGACAAAGCGACCTATGAACGCCTGGAAAAGGATGTAACCGCCGTGAAAAACGATATCGCTGCCCTGACCGACCAGATCACCGACGCGCTCAACAGTTTTGCCGGCACGGCGACCAAGCAGGCGCGGCGCGGCTACAAGCAGGCCCGCGCCAATGCGGAATCAGCCGTCGACGACATGTCGGAGCGCGGCAGCGCCATGATGGATGCGGCGCACGATGCCGCCTCGTCGATCGAGGAGACGCTGGAAGAGGTCATCACGCAGCGCCCGCTGGCGACCGTGGGCCTTGCCATCGGTCTCGGCTTTCTGATCGGCGCGACGTGGCGCCGGTAA
- a CDS encoding MATE family efflux transporter, protein MTDRTNAYTGDSIPRTFARTALPIMLLTSVNGLLTVVDAMFLGAFVGPDALTAVTMGFPLSMLMVALATMIASGMASVLGRLLGAARLDEARSIFAGAHGLSFCVSAVAMALFAVFGWPLALSVATGSTELAVMAHSFLSVTIFTSPLLFLLSVQSDALRTEGRVGIMAFAGLMVTLANIGFNYLLIAPLKFGVAGSAWGTALAQAIALALVVLYRQSGRARLRLTSVDLASWRTGWREMLALGAPRSLAFIGIAAGAAATILSLRLNGGAHADESIAAYGVLSRMMTFAYFPLLGMSLALQAMVSNNAGAGLWLRSNATLKLALAWSLAYAGVAEGLLILFRKGLGGLFVTDVVVIAEVTRILPVFVAGYFSFGPMMMIANYFQSIGDVRRSALLSLARTYLFAIPLIFLLPLAIGEQGIWLALPLADLALVGVTLAVLRARSSKAEWGLFHGA, encoded by the coding sequence ATGACCGACCGAACCAACGCCTATACGGGCGATTCCATCCCGCGAACCTTCGCGCGGACCGCGCTGCCGATCATGCTACTGACTAGTGTCAACGGCCTGCTGACTGTGGTCGATGCGATGTTTCTCGGCGCCTTTGTCGGGCCTGATGCGCTGACTGCGGTCACTATGGGGTTTCCGCTCTCGATGCTGATGGTGGCGCTGGCGACGATGATCGCGAGTGGCATGGCGAGCGTACTAGGCCGTCTGCTCGGTGCCGCCAGGCTCGACGAGGCGCGCAGCATATTCGCCGGCGCGCATGGCCTGTCGTTCTGCGTCAGCGCCGTCGCGATGGCGCTGTTTGCTGTATTCGGCTGGCCGCTGGCGCTGTCGGTCGCCACGGGCTCGACAGAACTTGCTGTCATGGCGCACAGCTTCCTCAGCGTCACAATTTTCACCTCGCCGCTGCTGTTCCTGCTGTCGGTGCAATCGGACGCGCTGCGCACCGAGGGGCGAGTCGGCATCATGGCATTCGCTGGCCTCATGGTGACGCTGGCCAATATCGGCTTCAACTATCTCCTGATCGCGCCGCTCAAGTTCGGCGTCGCGGGCTCTGCCTGGGGCACCGCGCTGGCGCAGGCGATCGCGTTGGCGCTGGTCGTGCTCTATCGCCAGAGCGGCAGGGCGCGGCTGAGGCTGACGTCCGTAGATCTGGCGTCGTGGCGGACAGGCTGGCGCGAGATGCTGGCGCTCGGCGCGCCGCGTAGCCTTGCCTTCATCGGCATCGCGGCGGGTGCCGCGGCGACCATCCTGTCGCTGCGGCTCAACGGCGGCGCGCATGCCGACGAGTCGATCGCGGCGTATGGCGTGTTAAGCCGGATGATGACCTTTGCCTACTTCCCGCTGCTCGGCATGAGCCTCGCGCTGCAGGCGATGGTCAGCAACAATGCCGGCGCCGGGCTGTGGCTGCGGTCCAACGCCACGCTGAAGCTGGCGCTGGCCTGGAGTCTTGCCTATGCCGGCGTCGCCGAGGGCCTGCTGATCCTGTTCCGAAAAGGCCTCGGCGGACTGTTCGTGACCGACGTGGTCGTGATCGCCGAGGTCACGCGCATCCTCCCGGTATTCGTCGCCGGCTATTTCTCCTTCGGCCCGATGATGATGATCGCAAACTATTTCCAGAGCATCGGCGACGTCAGGCGTTCGGCGCTGTTGTCGCTGGCGCGCACCTATCTGTTTGCAATTCCGCTGATCTTCCTCCTGCCGCTCGCGATCGGCGAACAGGGCATCTGGCTGGCGCTGCCGCTCGCCGACCTGGCGCTGGTGGGCGTGACGCTTGCGGTGCTGAGGGCGCGATCAAGCAAGGCGGAATGGGGGTTGTTCCACGGAGCGTGA